Proteins found in one Nitrospira sp. genomic segment:
- a CDS encoding PilZ domain-containing protein, protein MTPSHDRFRQSPYTDIKNEERREWLRIEDRLLLEYRRFDEPAEVMNAHLPPATEDTIATAVSKPTIDLLVRAGETFAGSPLLPWVSKIDWMLETILKSLVKSHPGSVAIARLTDVDISAGGLGFDTPRLFQAEDLLVLKVILPPFSMIEATARIIRVTPAERDSTGYHVATQFVELGGDEQELIIRHILQVQAERLRARKAAH, encoded by the coding sequence ATGACTCCGTCACATGACCGGTTTCGTCAGAGCCCCTACACCGACATTAAAAACGAAGAGCGACGCGAATGGCTGCGCATCGAAGATCGATTGCTGCTCGAGTATCGTCGTTTCGACGAACCGGCCGAAGTCATGAACGCCCACCTTCCTCCGGCAACGGAAGATACGATCGCCACCGCTGTGTCAAAACCGACCATTGATCTGCTGGTCCGGGCAGGGGAGACTTTCGCCGGATCGCCGCTGTTACCCTGGGTCTCCAAAATCGACTGGATGCTGGAGACGATTCTCAAATCCCTCGTGAAAAGTCATCCCGGGAGCGTCGCCATCGCACGGCTGACCGATGTCGATATCAGCGCGGGAGGACTGGGATTCGATACCCCGCGTCTGTTTCAGGCGGAGGACCTCTTGGTGTTGAAGGTGATTCTGCCTCCATTCAGCATGATCGAGGCGACGGCGCGCATCATCCGGGTGACACCGGCCGAGCGGGACTCGACGGGCTACCATGTTGCCACGCAGTTTGTGGAGTTGGGCGGGGACGAGCAGGAGCTGATTATCCGGCATATTCTGCAGGTGCAAGCCGAACGTCTGCGGGCGAGAAAAGCGGCACACTAG
- a CDS encoding flagellar protein FlaG: MVHQVSNHTDLSAAATHASQSGPQHAVEKKVEAQLPEPEASTPEVKGKDLEQALSRVREVFQKADSRLEFTVDPDLDRVVVKVMDGESGTVIRQIPQQEVIDLAKRLETPTGLLLHHKV; the protein is encoded by the coding sequence ATGGTCCACCAGGTTTCGAATCATACGGACCTCTCCGCAGCCGCCACCCATGCGAGCCAGAGCGGACCTCAACATGCCGTTGAAAAGAAGGTTGAGGCCCAGCTCCCTGAACCTGAAGCGTCCACGCCTGAAGTCAAAGGGAAAGATCTGGAACAGGCCCTGTCGCGAGTACGCGAGGTGTTCCAGAAGGCAGATTCCAGATTGGAGTTTACCGTCGATCCGGATCTTGATCGGGTGGTGGTGAAGGTCATGGACGGGGAGTCAGGAACCGTGATCCGCCAGATTCCGCAGCAGGAAGTCATTGATCTTGCGAAGAGGTTGGAGACGCCGACCGGGCTGCTCCTGCATCACAAGGTGTAA
- the fliS gene encoding flagellar export chaperone FliS, whose protein sequence is MIATAANAYQQTQVMTANRVQLIVLLYDSAIQSMELAREAILTNNYKDKARFLDRSIAIVGELSSVLDFERGGEIAVSLHRLYDYMVQQCIQANLRHNGKHLDGPVRCLTTLREGWQVVARQEAVAHVGS, encoded by the coding sequence ATGATCGCCACTGCCGCGAACGCTTATCAACAGACTCAAGTCATGACCGCCAACCGGGTGCAATTGATCGTGCTGCTGTACGACTCCGCGATTCAATCGATGGAGCTGGCCCGGGAAGCCATTCTCACGAACAACTACAAGGATAAGGCCCGTTTTCTCGATCGCAGTATCGCGATTGTCGGGGAACTGTCCAGCGTCCTGGACTTCGAACGAGGCGGGGAGATCGCAGTCTCGTTGCACCGGTTGTACGACTACATGGTGCAGCAATGTATCCAGGCCAATCTTCGACACAACGGCAAACACCTGGACGGACCGGTTCGCTGCCTGACGACGTTACGCGAAGGCTGGCAAGTGGTCGCACGGCAGGAAGCGGTGGCCCATGTCGGCAGCTAG
- a CDS encoding P-loop NTPase, whose amino-acid sequence MAMIVSIGSGKGGVGKSVIAANLSMLLAKQGKRVVLADLDVGGADAHILFGMLNPPRTLTDFVERRVERLDDVLQQVSAHPFLQLIPGTGDTLATANLPYAKKKRLIRHFRQLQADVIIVDIGAGTSYHALDFFLMADHYLTVATPDPTSVLDLYRFIKLAAIRRVLSAFLSRDAVTETLSDRDFCSIDEVIQAVSETDPHAKETASRTLQGFHPYLIVNRVSGKSRVNVLQLKKLLQEYVGGDLMMLGEIPDDPAMTRAVRSYLPVVEFEPTAPASLALGQAAQTLLTLLAHPETAPPETAPSPEQAA is encoded by the coding sequence ATGGCGATGATCGTTTCAATCGGCTCAGGCAAGGGCGGTGTAGGAAAAAGCGTGATCGCCGCCAATCTGTCCATGTTATTGGCCAAACAAGGCAAGCGGGTAGTTTTGGCGGATCTGGACGTGGGTGGCGCGGATGCCCATATTCTGTTCGGCATGCTCAACCCTCCTCGCACCTTGACGGATTTTGTTGAACGACGGGTTGAACGTCTGGATGACGTCCTCCAGCAGGTCTCGGCACACCCCTTTCTCCAGTTGATTCCCGGCACAGGCGATACCCTGGCGACGGCCAATCTTCCCTATGCCAAGAAAAAGCGGTTGATTCGCCATTTCCGGCAACTGCAAGCCGATGTCATCATTGTCGATATCGGCGCAGGCACCAGTTATCATGCGCTGGACTTTTTTCTGATGGCGGACCACTATCTGACAGTGGCCACTCCGGATCCGACGTCGGTGCTCGACCTCTACCGCTTTATCAAGCTGGCAGCGATTCGTCGTGTCTTGTCGGCCTTCCTGTCGCGCGATGCCGTCACAGAGACCCTCTCCGATCGGGATTTCTGCAGCATCGATGAAGTCATCCAGGCGGTCAGCGAAACCGATCCTCATGCCAAGGAGACCGCCAGCCGGACACTCCAGGGATTTCACCCCTATCTGATCGTGAATCGGGTCTCGGGGAAGTCGCGTGTGAATGTGCTGCAGTTGAAGAAGCTATTGCAGGAATATGTCGGTGGGGATCTGATGATGCTGGGGGAGATTCCGGATGATCCGGCGATGACACGAGCGGTGCGTAGTTATCTTCCGGTCGTCGAATTTGAGCCCACGGCGCCCGCATCCCTGGCTCTCGGACAAGCCGCTCAAACGCTCCTTACTCTCCTGGCCCATCCGGAAACGGCCCCGCCTGAGACCGCTCCTTCGCCTGAACAGGCTGCCTAA
- a CDS encoding flagellin FliC: MALVVNTNVSSLAAQRNLSINQAQLGRSVERLSSGLRITRAADDAAGLGVSETLRAQIRSINQANRNAGDGISLTQVADGAAATIGSLLSRMRELATQSASGTLGTTERSYLDQEFVALRSEIDRISTTTEYNGQPLLSGSSNTFEVFIGFKSGSGNSLSVALADLDVAAVGLTGASVSTAAAAQTMLSNIDSAISAVATARANYGSIQSRFEVAIQNLTVTAENFTAAESRIRDADIAQETSVFTKNQILTQSGIAILAQANSLPQQALALLRG, from the coding sequence ATGGCATTAGTCGTCAATACCAACGTTTCATCTCTGGCAGCCCAGCGCAACCTTTCGATCAATCAAGCCCAATTGGGGCGGTCGGTTGAACGATTGTCTTCAGGCTTGCGAATCACCCGTGCGGCGGATGACGCCGCCGGATTGGGCGTGTCCGAAACATTGCGGGCGCAGATCCGCAGTATCAATCAGGCCAATCGAAATGCCGGCGACGGCATCAGTTTGACGCAGGTGGCCGACGGCGCGGCTGCCACCATCGGCAGTTTGCTGTCTCGTATGCGTGAGTTGGCGACTCAGTCTGCCAGCGGGACGCTGGGAACGACCGAGCGCTCCTACCTGGACCAGGAGTTTGTTGCGCTGCGTTCGGAAATCGATCGAATTTCCACGACGACAGAATATAACGGTCAGCCGCTGCTGAGTGGAAGCAGCAACACGTTTGAGGTCTTCATCGGCTTCAAGAGTGGATCAGGCAATTCCTTGTCGGTTGCGTTGGCCGATCTCGACGTCGCGGCGGTCGGATTGACCGGTGCGAGTGTGTCGACGGCGGCAGCCGCACAGACCATGCTTTCGAATATCGACAGCGCGATCAGCGCGGTGGCAACCGCCCGCGCGAATTACGGGTCGATTCAGAGCCGGTTCGAAGTCGCGATCCAGAACTTGACGGTCACGGCAGAGAACTTTACCGCGGCGGAATCTCGGATTCGAGACGCGGATATTGCCCAAGAGACATCTGTGTTCACGAAGAACCAGATCCTCACCCAATCCGGCATCGCGATTTTGGCGCAAGCCAACTCGTTGCCACAGCAAGCCTTGGCGCTGCTGCGAGGATAA
- the fliD gene encoding flagellar filament capping protein FliD has protein sequence MAISFGGLGNGVDFGQVVSELAKVQRLPIDALTAKKKDLQTKLTDYGSLGNKLLALQSAANALRLPNSFNRSTSTVSDDNILTAQAGAGAATGSYTVQVTQLAKANQITNKAAKAVSGTTEVVSSGAGTFTFRVGSGTNQTVSLSAGATLDDLRSAINDLGAGVTASVINTGTEASPAYRLTLSATSSGADNTITVVADTTTLDFTNTSGTGGADTLQAGQNAIVVIGDPDQTTISIERASNVITDAIPDVTLTLKSKTVTTPDPEPVTVNISTDPEGVKTNIKTLVTAYNDIVKFVNERTTYDITTKTGGIFFNEGTAKNVLSQLRTAISGEVSGLSTYKTLGEVGFKTERDGTLTIEDAKLDSAMASNYVATRALFVTQSTSSGIADRLVKAVDLLDSVDSGAFTVRKNSITSQISRLTDEIGRKEDVAAAYEERLRLQFASLDALLQKLQSQTSALQALS, from the coding sequence ATGGCGATTAGTTTCGGCGGGTTAGGAAATGGTGTGGACTTTGGTCAAGTCGTCTCCGAGTTGGCCAAAGTCCAACGCCTGCCCATCGACGCATTGACGGCGAAGAAAAAAGATCTTCAGACCAAACTCACCGATTACGGGTCTCTGGGCAACAAGCTGCTCGCGCTTCAGAGCGCCGCGAATGCTCTCCGGCTTCCAAACAGCTTCAATCGATCGACCAGCACCGTCAGCGACGACAATATTCTTACGGCTCAAGCCGGCGCAGGAGCTGCGACGGGCAGTTATACGGTACAGGTTACTCAGCTGGCCAAAGCCAATCAAATTACGAACAAAGCCGCCAAAGCTGTCTCCGGCACCACAGAGGTGGTCTCGAGCGGCGCCGGCACCTTTACCTTTCGGGTCGGCAGCGGAACGAATCAAACGGTCAGTCTCAGCGCAGGCGCCACACTCGACGATCTCCGTTCGGCAATCAACGATCTGGGAGCCGGTGTCACCGCCTCCGTGATCAATACCGGAACGGAAGCGAGCCCGGCTTATCGGCTGACCTTGAGCGCTACCTCATCAGGCGCGGACAATACCATCACGGTTGTGGCCGATACGACCACCCTTGATTTCACGAACACGAGCGGGACGGGCGGTGCCGATACGTTGCAGGCCGGGCAGAACGCCATCGTGGTGATCGGCGATCCCGACCAAACCACGATCTCCATCGAGCGCGCGTCCAACGTGATCACCGATGCGATTCCGGACGTCACTCTCACGCTCAAGTCGAAAACCGTCACGACTCCCGATCCGGAACCGGTCACGGTGAATATCAGCACGGATCCGGAGGGCGTCAAGACCAATATCAAAACCCTGGTGACCGCCTATAACGACATCGTGAAGTTCGTCAACGAGCGGACCACGTACGACATCACGACGAAGACCGGCGGGATCTTCTTCAACGAGGGCACGGCGAAAAACGTCTTGAGCCAGTTGCGCACAGCCATCTCGGGAGAGGTCAGTGGACTCTCCACATACAAAACACTCGGCGAGGTCGGATTTAAAACGGAACGCGACGGGACTCTCACCATCGAAGACGCGAAGTTGGACTCGGCGATGGCGAGCAACTATGTGGCCACACGGGCCTTGTTCGTGACGCAATCGACCTCCAGCGGCATTGCCGACCGTCTGGTGAAAGCGGTCGATTTACTCGACAGCGTCGACAGCGGTGCCTTCACGGTTCGAAAAAACTCCATCACCAGCCAGATCAGCCGGCTTACCGATGAAATCGGCCGCAAGGAAGACGTGGCTGCAGCTTACGAGGAGCGCCTGCGACTTCAATTCGCCTCGTTGGATGCGTTGTTACAGAAACTCCAATCACAAACCAGCGCCCTCCAGGCGCTCAGCTAA